In a genomic window of Amycolatopsis japonica:
- a CDS encoding lipase family protein, with amino-acid sequence MPTPFPRPSRRTLAVALAIVLSAGLLTVLTGSPASSAVPAASDDSFYTPPSPLPAGKPGDIIRSRVSKAGPRKDSVNAWQVMYLSTNALGQPDAVTGTVLVPKNVDPAKAPIVSFAAGTHGPAFTCTPSKMIDIGAFYEQSGLDDALDAGYAVALTDYEGYRQDPKTTYVVGRSEGPAVIDVVRAAQRLPESKLSADAKVLFRGYSQGGGAAAWAGELQPTYAPELNLVGVAAGGVPADLVQVTLQLDGKFGFGVFAYALIGLDNAYPELKLDSFLSDNGRVKLAEMQKSACTFELLTTYANNKIADYTTSAGYVRPEWVKRLNENKLGGTPPKVPVFLYHATQDQLVQFAQADALHKAYCAAGVKTTWKTFETDHITAVYTGNADVLAFLKDRVAGAPATSNCA; translated from the coding sequence GTGCCGACCCCGTTCCCCCGCCCGTCCCGCCGGACGCTCGCCGTCGCGCTGGCGATCGTCCTGTCCGCCGGTCTCCTGACCGTGCTGACCGGAAGCCCGGCGAGCTCCGCCGTCCCGGCGGCGTCCGACGACTCGTTCTACACCCCGCCGTCCCCGCTCCCGGCGGGCAAACCGGGTGACATCATCCGCTCGCGGGTCTCGAAAGCCGGTCCGCGTAAGGATTCCGTCAACGCGTGGCAGGTCATGTACCTGTCGACGAACGCGCTCGGGCAGCCGGACGCGGTGACCGGGACCGTGCTGGTGCCGAAGAACGTGGACCCGGCGAAGGCGCCGATCGTCTCGTTCGCCGCCGGTACGCACGGTCCCGCGTTCACCTGCACGCCGTCGAAGATGATCGACATCGGCGCGTTCTACGAGCAGTCCGGTCTCGACGACGCGCTCGACGCCGGGTACGCCGTCGCCCTCACCGACTACGAGGGCTACCGCCAGGATCCGAAGACGACGTACGTGGTCGGGCGTTCGGAAGGCCCGGCGGTGATCGACGTCGTCCGTGCCGCGCAGCGTCTGCCGGAGTCGAAACTGTCGGCCGACGCCAAGGTGCTCTTCCGCGGGTACTCGCAGGGCGGCGGGGCGGCCGCCTGGGCCGGCGAACTGCAGCCCACCTACGCACCGGAGCTGAACCTCGTCGGCGTCGCCGCCGGCGGTGTGCCCGCCGACCTCGTCCAGGTCACCCTGCAGCTCGACGGGAAGTTCGGTTTCGGTGTCTTCGCCTACGCCCTGATCGGGTTGGACAACGCCTACCCCGAGCTGAAACTGGACTCGTTCCTCAGCGACAACGGCCGCGTGAAGCTGGCGGAGATGCAGAAGAGCGCGTGCACGTTCGAACTGCTCACCACCTACGCGAACAACAAGATCGCCGACTACACGACCAGTGCCGGGTATGTGCGCCCGGAATGGGTGAAGCGCCTCAACGAGAACAAGCTCGGCGGCACTCCCCCGAAGGTCCCGGTGTTCCTCTACCACGCCACCCAGGACCAGCTCGTGCAGTTCGCCCAGGCCGACGCGTTGCACAAGGCCTACTGCGCCGCCGGGGTCAAGACGACCTGGAAGACCTTCGAAACCGATCACATCACGGCGGTCTACACCGGGAACGCCGACGTGCTCGCGTTCCTCAAGGACCGGGTCGCTGGCGCTCCGGCGACGTCGAACTGCGCCTGA
- a CDS encoding PucR family transcriptional regulator — MSWQPVGALWARLPRELGDAVRPRIPAIARHCVEGVVSEIGECAEVFSDGEARAAAVELTRRSIERAIDRVGVPELLQNDLLVDFRAQGRIAFHQGLSREAAQAAFRVSSRVLWRSIASIGRQLQLPGDVLYGAAECLFGDVVEVTMALTDGYNAAQAEATGPAEQRARLFRLLAGGTGYSQADAGALAVAIGWRIPERITAVVFTAAPGAPSFPAGLLPSAVPVDLVSDVPGALVACPEADLSGLRELPSGWTATVGVSVPTAQAAESYRIARRASELAQRGMITTVGPVLWCEEHITTLLLLADEFLLDRLAGEALEPLSGLAPRQHDELSATLLTQVQTRGSAPEIARQLAVHPQTVRARLRRLSELFGERLDDPDQRLRIELALRAERLRPADV, encoded by the coding sequence GTGAGCTGGCAGCCCGTCGGCGCCCTGTGGGCACGCCTGCCGAGGGAACTCGGCGACGCCGTCCGCCCGCGCATCCCGGCGATCGCCCGGCACTGCGTCGAAGGCGTGGTGTCCGAGATCGGCGAATGCGCCGAGGTGTTCAGCGACGGCGAGGCCCGTGCGGCGGCCGTCGAGCTGACCAGGCGCAGTATCGAACGCGCCATCGACCGGGTCGGCGTCCCCGAACTGCTGCAGAACGACCTCCTGGTCGATTTCCGCGCACAGGGCCGCATCGCGTTCCATCAAGGACTCAGCCGGGAAGCCGCGCAGGCGGCGTTCAGGGTCTCGAGCCGGGTGCTGTGGCGTTCGATCGCCTCGATCGGCCGTCAGCTCCAGCTGCCCGGTGACGTCCTCTATGGGGCGGCCGAGTGCCTCTTCGGCGACGTCGTCGAAGTGACGATGGCGCTGACCGACGGCTACAACGCCGCGCAGGCGGAGGCGACGGGCCCCGCGGAGCAGCGGGCGCGGTTGTTCCGGCTGCTGGCCGGCGGTACCGGCTACAGCCAGGCCGACGCGGGCGCGCTCGCCGTCGCCATCGGCTGGCGGATCCCGGAGCGGATCACGGCGGTCGTCTTCACCGCGGCACCCGGAGCGCCGTCGTTCCCGGCCGGTCTGCTGCCCTCGGCGGTGCCCGTCGATCTCGTCTCCGACGTGCCCGGCGCGCTGGTGGCCTGCCCCGAAGCCGACCTGAGCGGTCTGCGGGAGCTGCCGTCCGGCTGGACGGCGACGGTCGGGGTGTCCGTTCCGACCGCGCAGGCCGCCGAGTCGTACCGCATCGCGCGCCGCGCGTCCGAGCTCGCCCAGCGGGGCATGATCACCACGGTCGGCCCGGTGTTGTGGTGCGAGGAGCACATCACCACGCTGCTGTTGCTCGCCGACGAGTTCCTGCTCGACCGGCTGGCCGGCGAGGCGCTGGAACCGTTGTCGGGGCTGGCGCCGCGTCAGCACGACGAGCTGTCCGCGACCCTGCTCACGCAGGTGCAGACGCGGGGGAGCGCGCCAGAGATCGCCCGGCAGCTCGCGGTGCACCCGCAGACGGTGCGAGCGCGGCTGCGGCGGCTATCCGAGCTCTTCGGCGAGCGGCTGGACGATCCGGATCAGCGGCTGCGGATCGAACTGGCGTTGCGCGCGGAACGCCTGCGGCCCGCCGACGTCTGA
- a CDS encoding DUF6801 domain-containing protein has protein sequence MPLRANVRMLLAAGLIVLITAGCLLFVAVRSAAAGTPVDKKLSFTCPFPLIGLQKLDVNIKADFEVPTAPGGTLTTSGLTITVTVPDKAARGLNLVGATTIEGTAAAGVTLVNGDANPLPVRLPLNVAKTDLPPSGTFSTVATGSVPTITLAKPGKTTLTVGDFTTRLTPKKADGSFTGLGSFTSDCALDPGQDPVLLSFELGDKPAGHRYAVAGKTGVKALGAAAPLTGTFDLSPTAATVFSGGPVFDKAHADFRLFGFLPGSADLEFVAEGPQGGDLAGTGFVARPRFTTVLPLVTLVGMPVSTGPSCRTSAPSTAELRTGDGFTMAKGGALAGTYSLAPLTGCGAFTSYVSTLFQGDGNTFELALTPRQA, from the coding sequence ATGCCCCTTCGTGCCAACGTCCGGATGCTGCTCGCGGCGGGCCTCATCGTGCTGATCACCGCCGGCTGCCTGCTGTTCGTCGCCGTCCGCAGCGCGGCGGCGGGCACGCCTGTGGACAAGAAACTGTCGTTCACCTGCCCGTTCCCGCTGATCGGGCTGCAGAAGCTCGACGTGAACATCAAGGCCGACTTCGAGGTGCCGACGGCGCCCGGCGGCACGCTCACCACGTCCGGGCTGACCATCACCGTGACCGTGCCGGACAAGGCGGCCCGCGGGCTGAACCTCGTCGGCGCCACCACCATCGAAGGCACCGCGGCGGCGGGCGTGACACTGGTCAACGGCGACGCGAACCCGCTTCCCGTGCGCCTCCCGCTGAACGTCGCGAAGACCGATCTCCCGCCGTCCGGCACGTTCAGCACGGTGGCGACCGGCTCCGTCCCGACCATCACGCTGGCGAAACCGGGCAAGACGACACTCACCGTCGGCGACTTCACAACCCGTCTCACCCCGAAGAAGGCCGATGGTTCTTTCACCGGGCTCGGCTCGTTCACCTCGGACTGCGCGCTCGACCCCGGCCAGGACCCGGTCCTGCTCTCCTTCGAACTCGGCGACAAACCCGCGGGGCACCGGTACGCGGTCGCCGGGAAGACCGGCGTCAAAGCCCTCGGTGCCGCCGCGCCGCTCACCGGCACCTTCGATCTGAGTCCCACCGCGGCCACCGTGTTCAGCGGCGGCCCTGTGTTCGACAAGGCGCACGCCGACTTCCGGCTGTTCGGCTTCCTGCCGGGCTCGGCCGATCTGGAGTTCGTCGCCGAAGGACCGCAGGGCGGCGACCTCGCCGGGACCGGTTTCGTCGCGCGACCCCGGTTCACCACCGTCCTCCCGCTCGTCACGCTCGTCGGCATGCCGGTCAGCACCGGGCCGTCCTGCCGGACGTCGGCCCCGTCGACGGCGGAACTGCGCACCGGTGACGGCTTCACCATGGCGAAAGGCGGCGCGCTCGCCGGCACCTATTCGCTGGCGCCGCTCACCGGCTGCGGCGCGTTCACCTCGTACGTGAGCACCCTCTTCCAGGGAGACGGCAACACCTTCGAACTCGCGCTGACCCCGCGCCAGGCCTAG
- a CDS encoding helix-turn-helix domain-containing protein: MRSTGANGLWASLPRDLGERFRPRADPLARAILQEVQRAVPEYAQPLEGAFGQMITQGIRQAILHCLDTVGQGTAPLDKWSAVFRNLGKVEFSEGRSLDCLQTAYRVGGRVAWRHVSEFGQAIGADADLLCTAAEAIFAYVDEISALSIEGYTAAQERAAGTRARRRRRLLELMLSDPPSSPQSIASHAANAQWALPTEVTVVALERRLGPLDPDSADLDADVLVDFEGPKPCLVTGDPDKHLKDLAERLPGWRAVIGPAVRLTEAPRSLLWARRTLRLVQRGVLPDNPVTRYSDHLSTLWLLADEFLVRELCTRSLAPFDDLTPKQRARLGETLLIWLQSRGSAPEIAKKLKVHPQTVRYRMHQLIDLFGDRLNNADDRLDMEIALRAEALLAED; the protein is encoded by the coding sequence GTGCGCAGCACCGGTGCGAATGGACTGTGGGCGTCCTTGCCCAGAGACCTGGGCGAGCGGTTCCGGCCGCGGGCCGACCCCTTGGCACGAGCCATCCTGCAGGAGGTGCAACGAGCCGTTCCCGAATACGCGCAGCCGTTGGAAGGCGCGTTCGGGCAGATGATCACGCAGGGTATCCGGCAGGCGATCCTGCACTGCCTCGATACCGTCGGTCAGGGGACGGCGCCGCTCGACAAGTGGTCGGCGGTGTTCCGCAACCTCGGGAAGGTCGAATTCAGCGAAGGCCGCAGTCTCGACTGCTTGCAGACGGCCTACCGCGTCGGCGGCCGTGTCGCGTGGCGGCACGTTTCGGAATTCGGGCAGGCGATCGGAGCGGACGCCGATCTCCTGTGCACCGCGGCCGAGGCGATTTTCGCTTACGTGGACGAGATTTCCGCACTGTCCATCGAGGGCTACACGGCCGCCCAGGAACGGGCCGCGGGGACCAGGGCGAGACGCAGGCGCCGGTTGCTCGAACTGATGCTCTCCGATCCCCCGTCCTCCCCGCAGTCGATCGCGTCGCACGCCGCGAACGCGCAGTGGGCACTGCCCACCGAGGTCACGGTCGTCGCGCTGGAGCGACGGCTCGGCCCGCTGGACCCCGACAGCGCCGATCTGGACGCCGACGTCCTGGTCGACTTCGAAGGTCCGAAGCCCTGCCTGGTGACCGGAGACCCGGACAAGCACCTGAAGGATCTCGCCGAACGGCTTCCCGGCTGGCGCGCGGTGATCGGCCCGGCCGTGCGGCTCACCGAAGCGCCACGGTCCCTGCTGTGGGCGCGCCGCACCCTGCGGCTGGTCCAGCGCGGGGTCCTGCCGGACAATCCGGTCACGCGGTACAGCGATCACCTGTCCACCCTGTGGCTGCTCGCCGACGAGTTCCTGGTCCGTGAACTGTGCACGCGCAGCCTCGCCCCGTTCGACGACCTCACGCCCAAACAGCGGGCGCGGCTCGGGGAGACGTTGCTGATCTGGCTCCAGTCCCGGGGCAGCGCTCCGGAGATCGCGAAGAAGCTCAAGGTCCACCCGCAGACCGTCCGGTACCGCATGCACCAGCTCATCGATCTCTTCGGCGACCGGTTGAACA
- a CDS encoding DUF6801 domain-containing protein, whose amino-acid sequence MSHRRGTKKAVAAAAAGAVGLATAVLVVGAQSSVADPISLPLNYHCNLPLVGSQSLKVVINTDLPLSVKTGQPTGTFDIKAVSTINADTVSGLNLIGATTLEGQAIAAANVAAPGLNLPVKVPNDIAKQNIPTSGEMTVNAAGKTPSLTFNQPGEAKITVGDLQLKVTPRKADGSVTGITPDGTIDAPCTQDPGQNNTLATIKIGDGGGGTTTPTTPTTPTTPTTPTTPTTPTTPPTSTPGGGGLKYAFGIKGQTALKSLGSTAAINGGFDADVDLASKTFTGDLKLDPSSTQFKLFGFIDGRSEIKVEQVGKQTGELVGTGFKAHIKFNVFLPSVQIFGIPISSDPKCGTVSPSTSEMTTGPDFDLLKGGKLTGTYSLSALQNCGQLNDWVSAFAKSDGNTLDLNLTKK is encoded by the coding sequence GTGAGTCACCGTAGAGGAACCAAGAAGGCGGTCGCCGCCGCCGCCGCAGGTGCCGTGGGGCTTGCCACCGCGGTACTCGTGGTCGGGGCACAGTCCAGTGTCGCCGATCCGATCTCGCTCCCGCTCAACTATCACTGCAACCTGCCGCTCGTGGGGTCGCAGTCGCTCAAGGTGGTGATCAACACCGATCTTCCGCTGTCGGTCAAGACCGGTCAGCCGACCGGGACGTTCGACATCAAGGCCGTCTCCACGATCAACGCGGACACGGTCAGCGGGCTCAACCTGATCGGTGCGACCACGCTGGAAGGCCAGGCCATCGCGGCGGCGAACGTGGCGGCGCCGGGGCTCAACCTCCCGGTCAAGGTCCCGAACGACATCGCCAAGCAGAACATCCCCACCTCGGGCGAGATGACGGTCAACGCGGCGGGCAAGACGCCTTCGCTGACCTTCAACCAGCCCGGCGAGGCGAAGATCACCGTGGGTGACCTGCAGTTGAAGGTCACCCCGCGCAAGGCCGACGGTTCGGTCACCGGCATCACGCCGGACGGCACGATCGACGCGCCCTGCACGCAGGATCCCGGCCAGAACAACACCCTGGCCACGATCAAGATCGGTGACGGGGGCGGCGGCACGACCACGCCGACCACACCCACCACTCCGACCACGCCCACCACCCCCACGACGCCGACCACGCCGACGACTCCGCCCACCTCCACCCCCGGTGGCGGCGGACTCAAGTACGCGTTCGGCATCAAGGGACAGACCGCGCTGAAGTCGCTCGGCAGCACGGCCGCGATCAACGGTGGGTTCGACGCGGACGTGGACCTCGCGTCGAAGACGTTCACCGGTGACCTGAAGCTCGACCCGTCGTCCACCCAGTTCAAGCTGTTCGGGTTCATCGACGGGCGTTCGGAGATCAAGGTCGAACAGGTCGGCAAGCAGACCGGTGAGCTCGTCGGCACCGGGTTCAAGGCGCACATCAAGTTCAACGTGTTCCTGCCGAGCGTGCAGATCTTCGGGATCCCCATCAGCTCCGACCCGAAGTGCGGCACGGTCAGCCCGTCCACCAGCGAGATGACCACGGGTCCGGACTTCGACCTGCTCAAGGGCGGGAAGCTCACCGGCACCTACTCGCTGTCCGCGCTGCAGAACTGCGGTCAGCTGAACGACTGGGTCAGCGCGTTCGCCAAGAGCGACGGCAACACGCTGGACCTGAACCTCACCAAGAAGTAA
- a CDS encoding heavy metal translocating P-type ATPase, producing MTISAPESAVRTVELTVSGMTCAACSARVERTLNKLDGVRASVNYATERATVQVPETLADEVLIERVRKSGYTAEIRGDEDPDIGFARVRDLRRRLVVAALLAIPLGNLSITLALVPRLRFPGWELLCLALAVPVVFWSALPFHRATLRNLRHRSSSMDTLVSLGVLSSFAWSAWSAFAGGAEPGYWIGFGPTAPGADAIYLDVAAGVTTFLLAGRYFESRSRRSAAGLLAALDALAAKDVRVLRDGTERMIPIGELAVGDLFVVKPGEAVAADGVVHNGLSTVDVSAVTGEPVPAEVTTGDRVIGASVNRDGRLVVRATAVGTHTQLAQMTALAERAQARKAAVQRLVDRICAVFVPAVLGVAALTLAVWLLGGAPAREGFAAAVAVLIIACPCALGLATPTALMAGVGRGAQLGILIKGPDALEASRTVDTVVLDKTGTVTTGKMTVTACRPADGFTIGELLRFAGAVEAGSEHAIAAAVVTAARAELPDLPPVERFAALPGLGAQGEVEGHDVLVGNARLFAERGIPCDFTAADGATAILVAVDGRIAGHLEVRDVVKPSARAAVDALHALGLRTVLLTGDNATAARVVADETGVSDVRAGVLPAEKAAVIEELRAGGARVAMVGDGINDGPALATADLGMAMAQGSDIAVRSADMVLVREDLRVVPDAIRLADRTLRIIRGNLFWAFGYNVAAIPLAALGLLNPLIAGAAMSLSSVLVVSNSLRLKDFGRADRRAA from the coding sequence ATGACGATTTCCGCGCCGGAGTCCGCCGTCCGCACGGTGGAACTGACCGTGTCGGGGATGACCTGCGCCGCTTGTTCGGCGCGGGTGGAACGCACGCTGAACAAACTCGACGGGGTACGCGCGTCGGTGAACTACGCGACCGAGCGGGCCACCGTGCAGGTCCCCGAAACGCTGGCCGACGAAGTGCTCATCGAGCGGGTCCGCAAATCCGGCTACACGGCCGAGATCCGCGGCGACGAGGATCCGGACATCGGTTTCGCCAGGGTCCGGGATCTCCGGCGGCGGCTGGTCGTCGCCGCGTTGCTCGCGATCCCGCTGGGGAACCTCTCGATCACACTCGCCCTGGTGCCGCGGCTGCGGTTCCCCGGCTGGGAGCTGCTGTGCCTCGCGTTGGCCGTGCCCGTGGTGTTCTGGTCCGCGCTGCCGTTCCACCGTGCCACGTTGCGGAACCTCCGGCATCGATCGTCCAGTATGGACACTCTGGTGTCGTTGGGGGTGCTCTCGTCGTTCGCGTGGTCGGCCTGGTCCGCCTTCGCGGGCGGCGCCGAACCCGGCTACTGGATCGGCTTCGGCCCCACCGCGCCCGGTGCCGACGCGATCTATCTCGACGTCGCCGCCGGGGTGACCACCTTCCTGCTGGCGGGCCGGTACTTCGAGAGCCGATCCCGGCGCAGCGCCGCCGGGCTGTTGGCCGCGCTGGACGCCTTGGCCGCCAAGGACGTCCGGGTTCTGCGGGATGGCACCGAGCGGATGATCCCGATCGGCGAGCTGGCCGTCGGCGACCTCTTCGTGGTCAAGCCGGGGGAGGCCGTCGCCGCCGACGGTGTCGTCCACAACGGACTGTCCACTGTGGATGTCAGCGCGGTGACCGGCGAGCCGGTTCCCGCGGAGGTCACCACCGGGGACCGGGTCATCGGCGCTTCGGTGAACCGGGACGGCAGGCTCGTCGTCCGCGCGACCGCGGTCGGCACGCATACCCAGCTGGCCCAGATGACCGCGCTCGCGGAACGCGCCCAGGCCCGCAAGGCCGCGGTGCAGCGTCTGGTCGACCGGATCTGCGCGGTGTTCGTCCCCGCCGTGCTCGGCGTGGCCGCGCTGACGCTCGCGGTCTGGCTGCTCGGCGGGGCACCCGCGCGCGAAGGGTTCGCGGCGGCCGTCGCCGTCCTCATCATCGCCTGCCCGTGCGCGCTCGGGCTCGCGACGCCGACCGCGCTGATGGCCGGGGTCGGCCGCGGCGCCCAGCTCGGCATCCTCATCAAGGGCCCGGACGCGCTCGAGGCGAGCCGCACGGTGGACACCGTCGTACTGGACAAGACCGGCACCGTCACGACCGGAAAGATGACCGTCACCGCGTGCCGCCCCGCCGACGGGTTCACCATCGGCGAGCTGCTGCGGTTCGCCGGGGCCGTGGAGGCCGGTTCGGAACACGCCATCGCGGCGGCCGTGGTGACCGCGGCGCGGGCCGAGCTGCCGGACCTGCCTCCGGTCGAACGCTTCGCCGCGCTGCCCGGGCTCGGCGCGCAGGGCGAGGTCGAGGGACACGACGTCCTTGTCGGCAACGCGCGGTTGTTCGCCGAGCGAGGGATCCCCTGCGACTTCACGGCGGCGGACGGCGCGACGGCGATCCTCGTCGCGGTGGACGGCCGGATCGCCGGGCACCTGGAGGTCCGGGACGTCGTGAAACCGTCGGCGCGGGCCGCCGTCGACGCCCTGCACGCGCTCGGCCTGCGGACCGTGCTGCTGACCGGCGACAACGCAACCGCCGCCCGCGTGGTCGCGGACGAGACCGGCGTTTCCGACGTGCGCGCCGGGGTGCTGCCCGCGGAGAAGGCCGCGGTCATCGAGGAACTGCGGGCCGGGGGAGCGCGGGTCGCGATGGTCGGCGACGGGATCAACGACGGTCCGGCGCTGGCCACCGCGGATCTCGGCATGGCGATGGCACAGGGCAGCGACATCGCGGTCCGCTCCGCCGACATGGTGCTGGTCCGCGAAGACCTGCGCGTGGTCCCCGACGCCATCCGGCTCGCCGACCGCACGCTGCGGATCATCCGGGGGAATCTGTTCTGGGCGTTCGGGTACAACGTCGCCGCGATCCCGCTGGCCGCGCTGGGACTGCTGAACCCACTGATCGCCGGGGCGGCGATGTCGCTGTCGTCCGTGCTCGTCGTGTCCAACAGCCTCCGGCTCAAGGACTTCGGCCGGGCGGACCGACGCGCCGCGTGA
- a CDS encoding PucR family transcriptional regulator produces the protein MVLVVEYRGFGMLATLPRSLGEELRPYTGHAAAAMVKQVQRSVTAYSQPLRGVFGRVLVVSCERAVRHYVDCIGDPDIPHDRWIDFYRMRGRMEFAEGRSLEPLHDSVTVGARAAWRAMRPIVRGLGVGLDVIALAAESVFVYVDELCATTIEGYQQAEARAAGAIPLRRRRLLELIAQAPEGSACSITSLADGAGWRVPSAAAMVALRRAAGAPAFPAHLLDDTVLADLDTAEPYLLTADPDTDLAPLKDALDGWRVAVSPVVPLVDAPAALRTARRALLLTGEDAPGPVIWCRDHLATLWLLAEDFLGAELAKQSLDPFTSLSEKQQERLSDTLLAWLETRGGAPEIAQRLGVHPQTVRNRLRQLEDLFGDRLRDADDRLNMQLALRAQRLMRAHRRDEGT, from the coding sequence GTGGTCTTGGTGGTCGAGTACCGCGGTTTCGGCATGCTGGCGACGTTGCCGCGTTCGCTCGGCGAAGAACTGCGTCCGTATACCGGGCACGCCGCGGCCGCCATGGTCAAGCAGGTGCAGCGTTCGGTCACCGCGTATTCGCAGCCGCTGCGCGGCGTCTTCGGCCGCGTCCTGGTCGTCTCGTGCGAGCGGGCGGTGCGGCATTACGTGGACTGCATCGGCGATCCGGACATCCCCCACGACCGCTGGATCGACTTCTACCGCATGCGCGGGCGAATGGAGTTCGCCGAGGGCCGGAGCCTGGAACCGTTGCACGACAGCGTGACCGTCGGCGCGCGGGCGGCATGGCGGGCGATGCGGCCCATCGTGCGCGGGCTCGGCGTCGGCCTCGACGTCATCGCGCTCGCGGCGGAGTCCGTCTTCGTCTACGTCGACGAACTCTGCGCCACGACGATCGAGGGCTATCAGCAGGCGGAAGCCAGGGCGGCGGGCGCGATCCCGCTCCGGCGGCGGCGCCTGCTGGAGCTGATCGCCCAGGCGCCGGAAGGCTCGGCGTGCAGCATCACCAGCCTGGCCGACGGCGCGGGCTGGCGGGTTCCGAGCGCCGCCGCGATGGTCGCGCTGCGGCGCGCCGCGGGTGCGCCCGCCTTTCCGGCCCATCTCCTCGACGACACCGTGCTGGCCGACCTCGACACCGCCGAGCCGTACCTGCTCACCGCGGATCCCGACACCGACCTCGCTCCGTTGAAGGACGCGCTGGACGGCTGGCGGGTGGCGGTCTCCCCGGTCGTACCGCTCGTCGACGCCCCTGCCGCGCTCCGCACCGCCCGCCGCGCGCTCCTGCTGACCGGCGAGGACGCGCCCGGCCCGGTCATCTGGTGCCGGGACCACCTCGCCACGCTCTGGCTGCTCGCCGAAGACTTCCTCGGCGCCGAACTCGCCAAGCAGAGCCTCGACCCGTTCACCTCGCTGAGCGAGAAACAACAGGAACGGCTCAGCGACACCCTGTTGGCGTGGCTGGAAACCCGCGGCGGGGCACCGGAGATCGCGCAACGGCTCGGCGTGCATCCGCAGACCGTGCGGAACCGCCTCCGTCAGCTGGAGGATCTGTTCGGCGACCGCCTCAGGGACGCCGACGACCGGTTGAACATGCAGCTCGCCCTGCGCGCGCAACGCCTCATGCGCGCTCACCGCCGCGACGAAGGGACCTGA
- a CDS encoding alpha/beta fold hydrolase codes for MALQARTLTLHGREIRLREYVPSTKDAAGEPLVLLHGISGSGETWVPLLDHFERSGFGRRVLVPDLPGHGDSAAPRADYGLGAMASVVRDVLALTGNRHATIVGHSLGGGIAMQFAYQFPEMCARLVLVGSAGLGPQVTPVLRATALPGANVTLSLAVNPATVAIARGLAAACRSLGGKLSPETRELTRHLASLADPGRRRAFLFIARSLIDLRGQRASAIDKLYLAKEVPTLVVWGAHDPLIPVAHGRKTAEVLPDSRLTVFENAKHFPHVADPARFAGELERFLAATAPARLSLDEVVEVLIRASEAAEAPENVPEKLSSGRHLRPA; via the coding sequence ATGGCCCTCCAAGCGCGCACACTGACCCTGCACGGCCGGGAAATCCGGCTGCGGGAATACGTTCCGTCCACAAAGGACGCCGCGGGCGAGCCGCTCGTGCTGTTGCACGGGATCTCGGGCAGCGGCGAGACCTGGGTCCCGTTGCTCGACCACTTCGAGCGAAGCGGGTTCGGGCGCCGCGTCCTCGTCCCGGATCTTCCCGGACACGGCGATTCGGCCGCCCCGCGGGCCGATTACGGCCTCGGCGCGATGGCCAGCGTGGTGCGCGATGTCCTCGCGCTCACCGGGAACCGGCACGCCACCATCGTCGGACACTCACTCGGCGGCGGGATCGCGATGCAGTTCGCCTACCAGTTCCCCGAGATGTGCGCCCGGCTGGTGCTCGTGGGCAGTGCGGGGCTCGGCCCGCAGGTGACCCCGGTGCTGCGCGCGACGGCGCTGCCAGGGGCCAACGTGACGCTTTCCCTGGCGGTCAACCCCGCCACCGTCGCGATCGCGCGCGGACTCGCCGCGGCATGCCGGTCCCTCGGCGGGAAACTTTCCCCCGAGACCCGCGAGCTGACTCGTCACCTTGCGTCACTGGCCGACCCGGGCAGGCGGCGCGCGTTCCTGTTCATCGCCCGCAGCCTGATCGACCTCCGCGGCCAGCGCGCGAGCGCGATCGACAAGCTCTACCTCGCCAAGGAGGTGCCGACGCTCGTCGTCTGGGGCGCGCATGATCCGCTCATCCCGGTCGCGCACGGCCGGAAGACCGCCGAAGTGCTGCCGGACAGCCGATTGACCGTGTTCGAAAATGCGAAACACTTTCCACATGTGGCCGACCCGGCCCGGTTCGCCGGCGAGCTCGAACGCTTCCTCGCCGCGACCGCGCCCGCCAGGCTGAGCCTGGACGAGGTCGTCGAGGTGCTCATCCGCGCCAGCGAGGCGGCGGAAGCGCCCGAAAACGTCCCGGAAAAGTTGTCATCCGGACGCCATCTCAGGCCCGCCTAA